Proteins from one Malaya genurostris strain Urasoe2022 chromosome 2, Malgen_1.1, whole genome shotgun sequence genomic window:
- the LOC131431289 gene encoding uncharacterized protein LOC131431289: MKFLVLIGIATLLVCSVAAEEKKAEEAKPVEQAEKKQDKRGLFDHDFGGHDFHEFEGHHEHHHEHVDFHPHHEKTLTVVKKVAVPYPVEKHIPYPVEKHIPYPVKVGVPKPYPVYKTVHYPVKEIVKVPVHVPAPYPVEKKVPYPVHVPVDNPVPVKVYVPAPYPVEKKVPVPVKVHVPAPYPVEKKILVPVKVPVHVEKPYPVEKVVHYPVHVPVDRPVPVHVHKPVPVPVEKPVPYPVIKKIPYPVHVPYDRPVPVHVEKPVPVPVKVPVPAPYPVEKHVPYPVYKNVPYPVKVPVDRPIPYTVEKHIPYEVEKPVPYPVKVPVHVPVHHEEHHHEEIHHYEGHDEHDFHHE; the protein is encoded by the exons ATGAAATTTTTG gtGTTAATAGGTATAGCGACACTGCTGGTTTGCAGTGTAGCGGCCGAAGAAAAAAAGGCCGAAGAAGCTAAGCCAGTCGAACAGGCTGAGAAAAAACAGGACAAACGTGGACTCTTCGACCACGACTTCGGTGGACATGATTTCCACGAGTTTGAGGGACACCATGAACACCATCACGAACACGTTGATTTCCATCCTCATCATGAGAAAACTTTAACCGTGGTGAAGAAGGTCGCCGTTCCGTACCCAGTCGAGAAGCACATCCCATACCCGGTCGAGAAACACATTCCTTACCCGGTTAAGGTGGGAGTACCAAAACCATACCCCGTGTACAAGACCGTTCACTATCCGGTCAAGGAAATCGTCAAGGTTCCAGTTCATGTCCCAGCTCCATACCCAGTAGAGAAGAAGGTTCCATACCCAGTCCATGTTCCAGTTGACAACCCAGTCCCCGTCAAGGTATACGTACCAGCCCCATACCCAGTGGAAAAGAAGGTCCCAGTACCAGTGAAGGTCCATGTCCCAGCTCCATACCCAGTTGAGAAGAAGATCCTTGTGCCAGTCAAGGTTCCAGTTCATGTTGAAAAGCCATACCCAGTCGAAAAGGTTGTCCACTATCCAGTCCATGTTCCAGTTGACCGTCCAGTTCCAGTCCATGTGCACAAACCAGTACCAGTTCCGGTAGAAAAACCAGTCCCATACCCTGTCATCAAGAAGATCCCGTACCCAGTCCATGTCCCATATGACCGTCCAGTCCCAGTGCACGTGGAGAAACCTGTGCCAGTTCCAGTCAAGGTGCCCGTGCCAGCCCCATACCCAGTAGAGAAGCACGTGCCATATCCAGTGTACAAGAATGTGCCTTATCCAGTCAAGGTCCCGGTCGACCGCCCAATTCCCTACACCGTTGAGAAACATATTCCATACGAAGTCGAGAAACCCGTCCCGTATCCAGTTAAGGTTCCAGTCCATGTTCCAGTACACCACGAGGAACATCATCACGAAGAAATCCATCATTACGAAGGACACGATGAGCATGATTTCCACCACGAATAA